In a single window of the Cydia pomonella isolate Wapato2018A chromosome 2, ilCydPomo1, whole genome shotgun sequence genome:
- the LOC133515355 gene encoding uncharacterized protein LOC133515355 isoform X1, which produces MVKPDIIPEFDPEKSELPAQQWLNKIEQLGAIHGWSDSVKSYYMQSRLSGLAKMWHNALRSYEMTWFEWKERILEAFPQNMDYAEALKEMIYRKKLFGETMTHYFYSKCSMLTKCEITGDKAVSCLIEGLPFHLKTSARAGNYRTPGELYSQFLCMNDEKKGPPNRQYSTRGRDFNAPGTSKEVIAGEQKSTSSSNKPSVTCFLCKEAGHVVRSCPKNPNAVKCDVCGKTNHKTEQCFRKASVNLVDSQSRKVVRMDECQ; this is translated from the coding sequence ATGGTGAAACCTGACATTATCCCGGAGTTTGATCCTGAGAAGTCGGAGCTACCAGCGCAACAATGGCTCAACAAAATTGAACAACTGGGCGCAATTCACGGTTGGTCTGATAGTGTTAAAAGCTATTATATGCAGTCACGCCTGTCGGGTTTAGCAAAGATGTGGCATAATGCTTTACGGAGCTACGAAATGACATGGTTTGAATGGAAGGAGCGAATTCTTGAAGCTTTTCCTCAAAACATGGATTATGCGGAAGCTCTTAAGGAAATGATCTATAGAAAGAAATTGTTTGGTGAGACAATGACACACTAtttttactctaaatgtagcaTGTTAACTAAATGCGAAATCACTGGTGATAAGGCTGTGTCTTGTTTGATCGAAGGGCTACCATTTCACTTAAAGACCTCGGCAAGAGCAGGTAACTACAGAACCCCTGGTGAGTTATATTCTCAGTTCTTGTGCATGAACGATGAGAAAAAGGGACCTCCAAACCGACAATATTCAACGCGTGGCAGAGATTTTAACGCTCCTGGTACATCAAAGGAAGTGATCGCAGGAGAACAGAAGTCTACATCATCATCAAACAAACCATCTGTAACCTGTTTTTTATGCAAGGAAGCAGGTCACGTCGTGCGGTCGTGTCCGAAGAATCCCAACGCTGTTAAATGTGACGTTTGTGGGAAGACGAACCACAAGACAGAGCAGTGTTTCCGGAAGGCTTCGGTGAACCTTGTTGACTCCCAG